ACGGGCGTGCGATCACTGGCGCGGATCGGCGCCTGGCGGGCAAAAAACGCCGGGCTGTAGGCCTCGATCAATCCATCCACGCGCCGGCTAAAGGCAGCGGGATCATAATTCAACACCTTGTCGCTCAGCCGGTTGGCCAGGTGCAGGTAGTGAAACGCCCGCGCGTAGTCACCCGCCTTATCCAGCACCTCATGCAGCGCAAAGGCCATGGTCACCCGCGCGTCATCGGGTAGCAGGGAGTTATCGGCCACCCGCTCCATGGCCTCGATTGCCTTAGGGTCTTGCGGCATCTGCCGCGCATTGACCATCTGCGCGAAGGCCAGCGGATTGTGGCGCGCCGCCTCCTCAAACAGCGCGCCGGCCTCCTTGAGCTGCCCGGTCCACAGCAGCACCTGCCCCAGCTGGGTTTTCAAGCCGCCATCGCCGGGGTAGATCTCCAGCAGTTCGCGCAGCAGCGTCTCGGCGTCCTGGTACTGCCCCCGCTCGGCCAACAGCGCGGCGCGCGCCATGCGCAGGCGCACATGGTCGCCATGGGTCGCGCTGGCCTGCTCCAGCACCTCGGCGGCCTGCTCGTGGCGGCCCAGCTCGCTCAGGGCATGGACCTTGAAGCCGATCAGCACTTCCGGCTCCGGCGCCTCCAGGCGCTCGAGTTGCGCGATCACCCGTAGCACCAACAGATGATGATCGCGCGCGCGCAGCAAGTGCAGCAGCTCGCGGCGCAATAGCAGTTGCTCGCGCCACTGTTGCTCGGCGGCGCTGGGCGTGGCGCCAGGCGCGGCCAGTGTGGCCGGCTTGGGCGACTCTTCCGGCGGTAACAACGCATCGCGCAGCACGCTCACCGCCTCACCCGGGCGCTTATCCTGCGTCAGCGCGCGCGCCAGGCGCAGGCGCAAGCCGACATCCTCGGGCTGGTCATCGAGCGCGCGTTGCAACTCCGCGGCCAGCTCGGCGGTGCGCTCCAGTGCCATCAACACTCGCGCACGCCCTTGCTGCGCCTCGGGCAGCGCGGCCTTCAGCGTCAAGGCCAGATCATAGTGCTCCAGCGCTTCCTCCAACTGCTGCAAGCGCACCAGCAGCCCAGCGAGGTTGTTGTGCCATTCCGCGCGCTCGGGCTCACGCCGCACCGCCTCGCGATAATGGGCTGCCGCCTCCTCCAGGGCGCCGGCCACCAGTTCCACGGCGCCCAGGCGGCCGTATTCCACCGCGGTGGCCTCGGGCAGCGCGATGGCCGCGCGCAACCACTGCTCGGCCTGCACCCGCTCGCCGCTCACCAGCGCAGCCAAGGCGGCATCCGAAAGCCACAGCGCATCGTCGCTCGCCGGCGCGGGCACCGCGGCTAAATCCGCTGCCGCCGCGGTCGGTTGCAGCCGCCAACGCGCCAGTGCCAGCACCGTCGCCTCCGCCGGCGAGAGGGCCTCGCGTCCCGCCAACGCCTCCACCACGCGCGCATCCTCAAGCTGGCGCTGCCAGGCGCGCAGCTCCTCCAGAGCCGGTTTCGTCGGGGTCATGGCGCCGCCTCCGCGCTCCCCGGCGCCTCCCGCGTTGCCAGGGGCGCGCGGTAGGCGTCCAACTGCGCCAGCGCCCGTGCGCACAGCGCATCACAGCCGTCCTTGAGCGCGCCGGCCGGCAGCGCCGCCGCTTCACCCTGGCGCGCCGCCCACCAGGCGGTGTTCTCCGCCAAGAGTTGCTCCTCGCTCGCGCGCACCCAGCGCTGTTGCTCAGCGCTGCCCAGGCCGGGCGCCAGTTGCCCAAGCAACAGGCCCAGCACCCGCCGCAACGCCAAGGGCGCCCCGGGCGGGGGAATCAGTAACTTGCTCAAACGCACCTCCTCGTTCGCCACCGCCACCTGCGGCAGATACGGGCGCAGCGCCTGCAGCGGCGGCGGCAGGTGCGCCAGCACCCCCGCCCGCATCCGCGCCACCCGCAGCGGGCGTCCATCGGGCAGCCGCAGTGTCAGCGGCACCGAGCCCAGCCACGGCCAGCTCAGGTCGAGTACGCCATCGCGCAGCCAAGCGTCGAGCGCGTCGAGCTGCGCCAGGCGCACCCGCAGCGGTTGCTGCCCCCCGCCCCGGGCGAATAAGCGCACGGAGGGCGGCACCGCGCGCGGATTGATCACCAAGGGCTCGCCCTCGGCGTCCGCCACCAAGGTATCGAGCAAGGGCGCCAGGTGCCAGGACGGCTCGCCCGTGCCGTCCTGGTCCACCCGTGGCGCCACCGCCACCAGCCGCCGGCCGAGCAAACTGGCACAGCACAGGGCCGACGCCTGGGCGGGCCGCAACAGCTCCGGGTCCTGTTGCCAGGGCGCGTCCGGCGCGGCCATGGCGGCCAGCGCTTGGCGCAGCGGGCTGCGCTCCGGCAGTGCCAGCACGGGGTGCGTGGCGCGCCAGCGCGCCGACGCCTCCAGGGCATTGAGCAACGCGAGCTGCGCGTCCAGCAGCCGCTGCTGCGCGGCGGTGGTCTCCTCCGGTATTTGGCCGGGCTGCAATTGGTCATTCTCCAGCACCACCGCGCCCGGCTGGTAGCGTGGCAGCGCCTCCAGCGGCCAGCGCAGGTAGCTGCGTTTATCCCCATGCGCGGCCAGACTGTAGGCCGTCAACCCTTGTTCGCTCGCGCGCCATTGCAGATCCGCACTCATCCAAGTGCCGGCTGCCTCGAGTGCCGCCAGCAACGCCTCCAGCGCCGAGCGAACGGCGTCGCTGGCATGAATCCGACCGGCCGTCGGCGGCGCGGCTCGCGCAGTATCAGCGCCCATACCATCTCTCTCATCGGTAAAAAAAACCCCGCTGGTGGTCGCAGCGGGGTCGGTAAAGATGGGGAGCCCACCCGGTTGGGTGGGCTGTGCCCAAGGGTTAGACCAGCACGACGTCGGTGATCGCCATGCCGTCGCCCGTGAGGATGGTGCTCACATCGTTATTGGTGACGCCGTTGACAGCAACCGTTGTACCAGCTTGCACCAGATTGCCGGTAGTAACCTCGGCGACCCAGAAGGTCCCTGCCGCACCTAAGCCGAAGGCGACGTAGGTCGCACTTGCAAGCGAGGACGCAGTTGCAGTGTTACCTCCACCCGCCGACATGGTGACGTTATTCAAGTCCGCCAGGAATGCGGTCACATTGGCATAGGTGCCGAGCAGTTGCTGCCCAGTGAGCGTTCCGCTCGTTTGGACAGCAGTCGCGCTCGCGACGGCACCACCACTGACCAAGCCAGAAGTGAGCGCCCAGACCGTTGTCGCAGCAACCGTCGCATTGGCAAAGAGCACGCTCGCATCCAGATGGATCAGATCAGTACCGCTATCTTCAAAGTTGCTGATCACATCGCCGTACTGGGTATCGGCCGTGTAGTTGAAGATGTCGCTCAAGTCGGAGGCAGTGATGGTGTCCTCGCCGACGCCACTGTTCACCTGGAAGCCGCCCGTGGTGCCAATCCGCGGCGTGACAATGGTCAGATCGATGGTGGTTTCAGTCGCTACACCATTGACCACGATGGTTCCGGCATTACCGGCGTTGTCGTCGTCGTAGGTGACACCATCGAAGAAGTCAGCGAACTGCTTGCTGGTGACCGTCAGATCGTTGTTGTCGGTATCAACCGTATCCAGGCTGCCAGAGAAGGTGAAGTCGGTCGCATCGACCGCGCCACCGGCTACCGTGAGGGTGTTGGTGCCGCCGCCGAAGTTGAGCGCGATCTCGTTGCCCGTAGCAGCGGTATCGACCGTGACATCATCATCACCATCACTCATCACGAACTGCGAGTTGTCAGCCGCGTCGTCAATATTGAGCGTGTTGTCACCGGCGCCCAAGTCCACGGCGAACTCGTCGCCAGCAGAGTCGACGGTTACGGTGTCATCGCCCTCACCGGTCTCGATGATCTGATCGTTGGCTGCGTTGCCTTGGGAAACCAAGGTGACATCACCCGTGGTCTGCGAACGAATCGAGCCCGCATCCGTGACGGTGCCAAGATCAGCGTCCTCCTCACCGGTCACCAGCAGGTCGGCGCTGTCGGTATTAATGGTGCCGCCAACGGTGATCGCGCCATCGGTCACATCGAAGGTCACGGCATCGAAATCGCTGCCGCCCGCGCCAAAGTCAACATCGTTCAGCGTGATATCGTTCAGCGCCCCAACGGTCACCGAGAAGTTTTCATCGTCGGCTTGGATGTCCAGCGTACCGGTCTGACTGTCGCCCGTGACAAATGTCTGGCTGTCGCCGGTCAGGATGGTACTAGCACCAAAGTTGCCATCAAGCTCGATGGACGTGACGTTATCGACGTCGCTGATGTCCAAATTC
Above is a genomic segment from Thiorhodovibrio litoralis containing:
- a CDS encoding tetratricopeptide repeat-containing sulfotransferase family protein, with product MTPTKPALEELRAWQRQLEDARVVEALAGREALSPAEATVLALARWRLQPTAAAADLAAVPAPASDDALWLSDAALAALVSGERVQAEQWLRAAIALPEATAVEYGRLGAVELVAGALEEAAAHYREAVRREPERAEWHNNLAGLLVRLQQLEEALEHYDLALTLKAALPEAQQGRARVLMALERTAELAAELQRALDDQPEDVGLRLRLARALTQDKRPGEAVSVLRDALLPPEESPKPATLAAPGATPSAAEQQWREQLLLRRELLHLLRARDHHLLVLRVIAQLERLEAPEPEVLIGFKVHALSELGRHEQAAEVLEQASATHGDHVRLRMARAALLAERGQYQDAETLLRELLEIYPGDGGLKTQLGQVLLWTGQLKEAGALFEEAARHNPLAFAQMVNARQMPQDPKAIEAMERVADNSLLPDDARVTMAFALHEVLDKAGDYARAFHYLHLANRLSDKVLNYDPAAFSRRVDGLIEAYSPAFFARQAPIRASDRTPVFVVGMPRSGTTLTEQILSSHPAIFGAGELDLMPRLAQLLPAVIKKGRPYPTCLGDFTPDLREEAVRFYLKGLKQHDSEHPYVVDKMPHNFMHLGLIALIFPGAKIIHVQRDPRDTALSNYQQNFKAKHAGMGYAFDLVKIGRQINDYQRIMRHWRAVLPLRIFEFRYEDLVADQEIWSRRLLEFVGVGWDAQVASFHETKRAVRTASVSQVRQPMYQSSTAKWRRYEASLAPLLEILEVK
- a CDS encoding beta strand repeat-containing protein, coding for MARPESYGTLEQVLEIYAGVWGAAADYEGADYWMDAIDNGDLTYVDTAASFFDQARVQELYQDAEGNPLTGDDFLTELYINIFKVDTPDATGFEYWQGRMEALGVTDYDSAEIGTLVMEMIDGMWANEDTVDTTQKLYQNWITASVQFYDDQKADGFTPFSELDAADQQKFLDAAATLVDSLDENSTQAQIDAAVDTAVAAAGPAGDTFTLTTGVDTFIGTPNNDVGTGTQDTYQTTDSIIDQTTTDADELTITTTASINATPQVRDIETTNFEVTRVGSFVLDAENMVHTTGGQTVTVNRYDPTETLSGAGSVTINNTNAGTFVAGTKVTGFTVDFEDNESLLATVDGREATGDIDITDVAQGGVMVMSGEDQDVDLAELAGEKNTAATIQTAGGVIDVTNGVDDLTINLAESETPPTVEVGLNAINDSLTLGGTGDFALEFTAAVLTGNEVINNVTGDVNLTVNTPGNLDISDVDNVTSIELDGNFGASTILTGDSQTFVTGDSQTGTLDIQADDENFSVTVGALNDITLNDVDFGAGGSDFDAVTFDVTDGAITVGGTINTDSADLLVTGEEDADLGTVTDAGSIRSQTTGDVTLVSQGNAANDQIIETGEGDDTVTVDSAGDEFAVDLGAGDNTLNIDDAADNSQFVMSDGDDDVTVDTAATGNEIALNFGGGTNTLTVAGGAVDATDFTFSGSLDTVDTDNNDLTVTSKQFADFFDGVTYDDDNAGNAGTIVVNGVATETTIDLTIVTPRIGTTGGFQVNSGVGEDTITASDLSDIFNYTADTQYGDVISNFEDSGTDLIHLDASVLFANATVAATTVWALTSGLVSGGAVASATAVQTSGTLTGQQLLGTYANVTAFLADLNNVTMSAGGGNTATASSLASATYVAFGLGAAGTFWVAEVTTGNLVQAGTTVAVNGVTNNDVSTILTGDGMAITDVVLV